Below is a genomic region from Jiangella gansuensis DSM 44835.
TCCAAGGTCAGCGAGGACCAGCTCTTCTACCTGATGAGCCGGGGCCTGACCGAGGAAGAGGCCATGGCCATGATCGTGCGCGGCTTCATCGAGCCGATCGCCCGGGAGCTGCCCATGGAGTACGCGCTGGAGCTCAACCGGCTGATCGAGCTGCAGATGGAAGGCGCCGTCGGCTGACGCCGTGTCGATCCCGGATCACGAGAGCGAAAGAGAGCAGATGAGCACCAGCACGGCGAATCTGGCGGCCGCGACGCAGGAGAGCCTTCCGGCCGGCGCGGCCGAGGGCCAGCACGGCCTCACCGAGCATTCCCACGGCGGCGGGGCCCCCGCGGGCGGCCACGGCGGTAGTGCGTTCAACACCGTCGCGTCGTTCGACGTCGACGCGCACATCGTGCCGCGCGGGCGGGAAGAGGAGTGGCGCTTCACTCCGATGGCCCGGCTGCGCGGCCTGCACGAGGACGTCCCGCTGGACGGCAACGACTACGAGGTGAGTGTCGAGGCCGACCCGCAGGTCGTCGTCGAGACCATCGAGGTGACCGACGCCCGCGCCGCCGCGGTGCGCGGATCGTCCGGCTACGTGCCGGTCGACCGCCCCAGCGCGCGGGCGTGGGCCGACGCCGACCGGACGCTGGCCATCACCATCCCGGCGGAGGTCGTCACCGAGCGGCCGACCGTCGTGCGGCTGCGTGGGCTCGGCGCCGAGAAGGCTGCCGCCGGGCACGTCGTCATCACCGCGGAGCGGTTCAGCCAGGCCGTCGTCGTCCTCGAGCACGAGGGCTCGGCCGCCTTCGTGGACAACGTCGAGGTGGTCACCCACGACGGCGCGAAGCTCACCGTCGTCAGCCTGCAGGACTGGGCCGACGACTCCGTGCACCTGTCGCACCACCACGTCAGCGTGGGCCGCGACGCCGTCGTCAAGCACGCCGTCGTCAGCTTCGGCGGCGACCTCGTGCGCACGTCGGTCACGCTCGACTACGCCGCCCCGGGCGGTGACGCGGAGCTGCTGGGCCTGTACTTCGCCGACAGCGGCCAGCACCTCGAGAAGCGCCTGTTCGTCGACCACAACCAGCCCAACTGCCGCAGCAACGTGCTCTACAAGGGCGCGCTGCAGGGCGCCAAGGCGCACACGGTGTGGATCGGCAATGTGCTCATCCGGCCCGAGGCCGAGGGCATCAACACCTACGAGCTCAACCGCAACCTGGTGCTCACCGACGGCGCCCGCGCCGACTCGGTGCCGAACCTGGAGATCGAGACCGGCGAGATCGAGGGCGCGGGCCACGCCAGCGCCACCGGCCGGTTCGACGACGAGCAGCTGTTCTACCTGCAGGCCCGCGGCATCCCTGCCGACGAGGCCCGCCGCCTGGTCGTGCGCGGCTTCTTCACCGAGCTGATCAACAAGATCGGTGTTCCGGAGATCGCCGAGCGGCTGACGGCCACCGTCGAGCGCGAACTGGCCATCGGCGAGAACCAGCCGGTCGCGTCGTCGTCGACGCACTGACCACCGAAGATACCGAGAGGCAACCGAGAAATGAGCACCCTGGAGATCCGCGACCTGCACGTCTCCGTCGAGACCGAGTCCGGACCGAAGGAGATCCTGCGCGGCGTGGACCTCACGGTCCGCAGCGGTGAGACGCACGCCATCATGGGCCCGAACGGTTCCGGCAAGTCCACCCTGGCCTACTCGCTGGCCGGGCACCCGAAGTACACCGTCACCGGCGGCGAGGTGCTGCTGGACGGCGAGAACGTGCTGGAGATGAGCGTCGACGAACGCGCGCGCGCCGGCCTGTTCCTGGCCATGCAGTACCCCGTCGAGGTGCCGGGTGTGTCGGTGTCGAACTTCCTGCGCACCGCCAAGACCGCCGTCGACGGCGAAGCCCCCAAGCTGCGTACCTGGGTCAAGGACGTCAAGGGCGCCATGGACCGGCTGTCCATCACCGACGACTTCGCCGAGCGCGACCTCAACACCGGCTTCTCCGGTGGCGAGAAGAAGCGCCACGAGATCCTGCAGCTGGAGCTGCTCAACCCGACGTTCGCGGTGCTGGACGAGACCGACTCCGGCCTCGACATCGACGCGCTGCGCGTCGTGTCCGACGGCGTCAACCGCTTCACCTCCGGCGGCGACAAGGGCGTGCTGCTGATCACGCACTACACGCGCATCCTGCGCTACATCACGCCGGACTTCGTGCACGTGTTCGTCGGCGG
It encodes:
- the sufD gene encoding Fe-S cluster assembly protein SufD, yielding MSTSTANLAAATQESLPAGAAEGQHGLTEHSHGGGAPAGGHGGSAFNTVASFDVDAHIVPRGREEEWRFTPMARLRGLHEDVPLDGNDYEVSVEADPQVVVETIEVTDARAAAVRGSSGYVPVDRPSARAWADADRTLAITIPAEVVTERPTVVRLRGLGAEKAAAGHVVITAERFSQAVVVLEHEGSAAFVDNVEVVTHDGAKLTVVSLQDWADDSVHLSHHHVSVGRDAVVKHAVVSFGGDLVRTSVTLDYAAPGGDAELLGLYFADSGQHLEKRLFVDHNQPNCRSNVLYKGALQGAKAHTVWIGNVLIRPEAEGINTYELNRNLVLTDGARADSVPNLEIETGEIEGAGHASATGRFDDEQLFYLQARGIPADEARRLVVRGFFTELINKIGVPEIAERLTATVERELAIGENQPVASSSTH
- the sufC gene encoding Fe-S cluster assembly ATPase SufC, coding for MSTLEIRDLHVSVETESGPKEILRGVDLTVRSGETHAIMGPNGSGKSTLAYSLAGHPKYTVTGGEVLLDGENVLEMSVDERARAGLFLAMQYPVEVPGVSVSNFLRTAKTAVDGEAPKLRTWVKDVKGAMDRLSITDDFAERDLNTGFSGGEKKRHEILQLELLNPTFAVLDETDSGLDIDALRVVSDGVNRFTSGGDKGVLLITHYTRILRYITPDFVHVFVGGRVAEEGGPELAEKLEEKGYVDYVGAGA